In the genome of Candidatus Pristimantibacillus lignocellulolyticus, the window CCATATACATATGACCAAGGCCAGGGATCATAGATAACATCATTAATTTTGACTTCTCACTTTGTTCCTTAACTTCAAGTGGATCGTATACATAGTGTAGTTTGCCATACTCATCACGCTCCATCGTTGCCGATGTCGGATGAAACGCACGGTTCTTCCCACCAGCAATCGTAATAAGCATATCAAGCATATTAACTAAACCCATCAAACCTGCAAACATTAGCAAAAAAACAACAAATGCATCATCCGCATATCCACCACTTACCATTATAAAAAACAACAATGCTAGTGGTCCAAAAAATCCTCCAGCGTAAACAATAAACCGGAAAACTCTACCGATATATAAATGACCGAATCCCGGTAACAGCGATAGTAAAAATGCTACAAGCGGACTTTTATTTTCTGCTCTCATCTTTTTCAACTCCTTAAAATTTTTCACATCTTACTCCATTGCTTCCAGTAATGAAAAATCACCTCGAAAGCATTGGCTTTTTTATGACTTACAGATTAGCTTCATGTACATAAAAATATTTCGGAAGCATCTGTTTATTTTTCAAAGCGGCTATCTTGTACAGCTTCAATCCATCGCGACGCTTTATCAAGCCATTTCTCTGATCGCGTTTCGGCAGAGGATTCCGGAGCTGGTAGTTGCTCGATATTCTGTGATTGTACCGTCCGATCTAGCTTAACAAGTGTATGAGAAACGGTACTCATTAATCCTGATGTAACTAGCAATAGCGTAATCGATGCTGCAATACCATACTGTACGACAGGTCGCTGAATCCAACGTGGCTTTGTAACTACAGCTTGTTGACGAATCGTATCCATCACTTGATTACTAACTACTTCTGGATCAAGCGTTGAATCCGTTGGAAGCTGATCCAATAATAATACAAATCGCTCCATACATTGTTCGCACAATTGAATTTCCAACTCAACTCGCTCTCGCAGTTGTTCACTTCCCTCATTGCGTATGTACGCAATCATTTCTTGCTCACTAATATGCATAAGTTGATCTTTCATTCAAAATCCTCCTTTCGCCAATTTCGCTTCATCCATAGTCTAGCTCGATATAGTCGTGATTCCACTGATTTCTTCTCAAGACCAGTTTCCTTAGAAATCTGTTCATAACTTTTTTCATCCATATAGAATGCATGTATGATTTCTTGGTACTGTTCAGGAAGCTCATTAATTTCTTGATGGATCATAGCCTTTCGTTCCTCGGCAACAAAAGTATCTTCTATAGAGGGTTCATAACTCTTGTTATTCAATGATTCATATTGTTGATCAGTATCTTCTACAATATCTTCCCGTTGTCTACCAATCTTTCTTCTTGCATCAATCGCTCGATTTACTGTAATGCGGGTTATCCAAGTTTTCAAACCTTGATTGCGATACTCAGGGAGAGCCCGATAGATTTGAACG includes:
- a CDS encoding sigma-70 family RNA polymerase sigma factor, which produces MNSIRAGGTSRYKEFVQVYHEHVYRTAFAVLHHHQDAEDVTQEVFVQIYRALPEYRNQGLKTWITRITVNRAIDARRKIGRQREDIVEDTDQQYESLNNKSYEPSIEDTFVAEERKAMIHQEINELPEQYQEIIHAFYMDEKSYEQISKETGLEKKSVESRLYRARLWMKRNWRKEDFE